Within Salarias fasciatus chromosome 15, fSalaFa1.1, whole genome shotgun sequence, the genomic segment TTCCTGcgtccacagagacagagtattttcaaaaagtcgtgTTTTCCCCATTAACATAGTAATGGCATCTTAGTGTTTTCGACAAGTTGCGTTTTTCTTCatgcaggattactattgcaacaacacatcatcagcagggtaaaacgaacctgtctcacgacggtctaaaccagctcacgttccctatcaGTGgttgaacaatccaacgcttggtgaattctgcttcacaatgacaggaagagtcgacatccaaggatcaaaaagcggcgtcgctatgaacgcctggccgccacgagccagttctccctgtgggaacttttctgacacctcctgcttaaaacccaaaaagtcagaaggatggtgacatttcaaaactgcttcgtctccctggaaacagacaaaacacaaccagcggtccaacatgaaaacaacacagtttTCAGCAGCccttctgtttccatggaaacatatatctctttcaaaatgttgccatgtaagcgtgaaaattttctgaaatgaaaactcacAAAAAGGGTTTTTACTTGAAGCGTTGTCATGCAAACGGAGTCTTGTGTTGGTACGACAACAAAGTGACAGATCGCAGCTTTTCTGGAGATATGAAGAGGAGATATTCTCTTGAAAGCGTTTCGTGACTCCTGTGAAGAAAAGTTATTTCTAAAAACTTAACCAGAGATTGCGAATATCAAGGTTTTGGTGTCcacagaaaatctttttttttcagtttttttttttcattattctaTAATCTAAATGTTGCATGCTGTTATTTGAAACATCTCACAACTTGGGTTTAGTGTTCTCCTGACCACCTCTACTTCAGGAGTTGAAGTTTAGTTTCAGGACTCTCGTGAACATTTACACAGGTGAAATAGTTAAATGTGTTGACAGAAATGTTGCcggttgttgttttgtgtctcttgaCTGTGatcattgtttggttttgcttcttttatttaacacagaACTGAGCTGTTAAAATGAATCTGGGAATAAAAACTGATTCAGAGGAAGTGCTCTTTATTGGTCTTTTATTGCAAAATTGTACCGACACTTCTCAGCCAGGGACTCATTACAGTGTTCTACTGAAGTCCCTGAATGAAGCAACAGTTTGATATTTGATCATTAATATACTCTGGGAGCTAaattccatccatctgtccaaccatccttcatccatccatccatccatccatccatccgtccatccatcattccTTCGCCCTGTCCAGCACTCTACCAGTGTAAATCCTCTGGGTTTGCCTCTGCTCACGGTCCTGATCATTTGGTTTGTAGACTCTGTTTCGGGCCCTGACTCTCTTCCTGGTTGTGATTGAGGATACTTCTGCCTTTAACTTGCAGTAAACCTCTGTAACACtcgtctgtctgtgtttgggtTCACCTCGGGCTGTGACCGGGTCGTGCAGATTTCATCATCTCATCCACAAGTTCCTCCTTTTTAACAGCTGCTTAAACGTTTTTCACACTGATAACGAAGTGAACGCTGATAAGAGGCTAAATATGACTCAAGTGAAGATGAAGAAATTACGTCAGTGAACTGCAGGAAGTTGAAGAGATCATCTTAAAACCAGAGCGAGAACACGACTGGAGTGAGACACCAGACCTGTGGAAATGTTTCTACTTTACCTCTttgtgcttcagtctgcaggtaAGCACTCAGATTATTGGAAAATATCTCTAAACACCACTTTAGTTTTCACTTCTGATGTATTTCATGAcaccaacatgttttttttttattcaatctGCTCAGTTTCAGTCAGAAAACTTCAACACTCAGTTTTGTAGAAGTAACTGAGAATCAGTCCTCCACTAGTTATTAGTTACTTCTTCCAAAAAGGGAGTTATTTTACACACTGGAATAAATGAAAAGCTATGAAATTTTTGATAAAGTATGTCTTAAGTTGTAGTTGATTATAGTTGAACATTAGAATACAGAGAAGTGAGTTTAATTTGTTTCACAGGATAAGTGACTGAAATGACTGTTTGTcttaaaatgttgattttatatgagttttcttcttcttcctcagctgtggctgcagttgTTCAGAGGGCAGGAGAGGACGTCACTCTGACTTGTCAGCATGAGCTGGAGGGTCAGCGGGACTGTAATGGGACAACGTGGAGCTATACTCCTGGAAGAATTTCCCTAGTAGCGCTGGTTGAACTTGGGAAGCTAAAAGAGATCAATGAAACAGAACCAGACAGACTGAGAGTTACAGCTGATTGTTCTCTGATGATAAAGAAAGTCACAGTTCAGGATGTTGGTCGTTATGTCTGTTATCAATACAAATCAGACGGATCATTGGGACACATTCAAGTCAACTGGTCTGACATGTTTCTGTCTGTAGCAACCAGTGAGTATGTATAAGCTTTTTGAACATTCACTATCGCTGTGATCACATAAAAAAAGGTAATTTGTctcatttgtgttgtttttctttcagtcgtGACTGAACATGAAGTCGATGACGAGGAGACACTGAAATGCTTCGTGACGTCTTCAGATAaaagcagtaaacaggaagtgaagtggAAAATCAAAGATCAAGATATTGATGACGATAACAGTcagataaagacagaaaagaatgAAAGTTCTGCCACTGTGACTcttaaaaagtcacattatCTTCACCCACAATCACACTTCCTGAGCTGTGAAgtgactgacagcagaacaGGAGAAAAGCTTCGTTTCAGTCCTCGACCCTCAGGTGAGCCCAGTCAGAAACAGAGACTCcaatcagcaaaaacacaaataagttACTTGAAAGATTTTGATTATAATTAagatttcattcaaaaaaataGAATTGAAACTATTCAATTgtgcatttcttttgttttgtgtgtgtttttttttttgtttttttttgtccaggagACACAAACTCAACAGTAAAACCAGAAACCTTCTCAAAGTCGACCACAACTGGAACCAGTGGAGCTTCAGCAGATCCACAAGGTAACGTAACGACTCCATTCACTGTCAGGTAAATGTGCCGTGTTGTATTTTTGGTCTgcccacaaacacacttctTGAGCCAGGagtgactgacaggagaacaGCTCGACCCTCAGGGGAGCCCAGTCAGAAACAGAGActcaaatcattaaaaacacaaataagttATTTGAAAAATTTTGATTATGAgtaaggtttcattaaaaaatagaaTTAATTCTGTTGaattgtggattttttttgttttgtgttttttgtccaGGAGACACAAAACCAACAGTAAAACCAGAAACCTTCACAAAGTCGACCACAACTGGAACCAGTGGAGCTTCAGCAGATCCACAAGGTTGGTGTGTGAGTTAcatgtgctgtgttgtgttgttggtctgaacagaaacacacttcctgagctgtgaagtgactgacaggagaacaGCTCGGCCCTCAGCTGAGCCGAGTCAAAAACAAAGACTCCAATCAACAGAAGGAGAGTTTCTTTCATGGATTTATGAGTTCAAAGAAGACATGacgaaaaggtttttttttttttttttgtggtccaGCTGAATCAACACGACAACCAGAGCAGACAACAGCAGCCTCCGGTGGAGATTCACAAGGTCACGACTCCACCcctctgctgtgttgtgtttttggtctTGGTAGAAACATCCAAACCTGCGTCTTGTTTGGTGGCTCATTAAGGCTGTCAGTCCTGGTGTGACGTTCGTGAACGAGTCGGCCGTTTGAGCGTTTCTTTGAAGTGAATGAAGGGAACCggttctcagctgtgtgtgttatccacacttccttcacgtgtctcctgtgtgtctgaTAAGTCTGAGCTGTCAGCGCTGCCTTTGTTTGAATGACTAACAACATCACCAAGTCTCAGTTTTTCACGGCACACTCCAGTCACCTGAAGGTCAGGACACTGGAgcagagccggtgttttggaacgACTGGATCCcctgttaaagggcaactccggttttttgacatctggaccttatttataggtgtgtgcatgctcatatactcactcagacaaacatcgtgcagctcggagtccttcagaagttatttagatccaaccgatgtagccgcacttagcgggggccacggcaatggagcttcagcgcgggacataatctctgcaaagtcgctcatttcggctgtatttttttctccatcggcgctgggttgcctttcggtcggaa encodes:
- the LOC115402440 gene encoding uncharacterized protein LOC115402440 isoform X5, which translates into the protein MFLLYLFVLQSAAVAAVVQRAGEDVTLTCQHELEGQRDCNGTTWSYTPGRISLVALVELGKLKEINETEPDRLRVTADCSLMIKKVTVQDVGRYVCYQYKSDGSLGHIQVNWSDMFLSVATIVTEHEVDDEETLKCFVTSSDKSSKQEVKWKIKDQDIDDDNSQIKTEKNESSATVTLKKSHYLHPQSHFLSCEVTDSRTGEKLRFSPRPSGDTNSTVKPETFSKSTTTGTSGASADPQAESTRQPEQTTAASGGDSQGSWWWLYLVVALGLIVLLITAVVIIRWKRTKGKKTVVDENTADAEDGISYATISYSKKTSSDVRAQGGDGETVTYSTVRASSSPAAASAEPSNLYSTIKFK
- the LOC115402440 gene encoding uncharacterized protein LOC115402440 isoform X6; translation: MFLLYLFVLQSAAVAAVVQRAGEDVTLTCQHELEGQRDCNGTTWSYTPGRISLVALVELGKLKEINETEPDRLRVTADCSLMIKKVTVQDVGRYVCYQYKSDGSLGHIQVNWSDMFLSVATIVTEHEVDDEETLKCFVTSSDKSSKQEVKWKIKDQDIDDDNSQIKTEKNESSATVTLKKSHYLHPQSHFLSCEVTDSRTGEKLRFSPRPSGDTNSTVKPETFSKSTTTGTSGASADPQGSWWWLYLVVALGLIVLLITAVVIIRWKRTKGKKTVVDENTADAEDGISYATISYSKKTSSDVRAQGGDGETVTYSTVRASSSPAAASAEPSNLYSTIKFK
- the LOC115402440 gene encoding uncharacterized protein LOC115402440 isoform X2 yields the protein MFLLYLFVLQSAVAAVVQRAGEDVTLTCQHELEGQRDCNGTTWSYTPGRISLVALVELGKLKEINETEPDRLRVTADCSLMIKKVTVQDVGRYVCYQYKSDGSLGHIQVNWSDMFLSVATIVTEHEVDDEETLKCFVTSSDKSSKQEVKWKIKDQDIDDDNSQIKTEKNESSATVTLKKSHYLHPQSHFLSCEVTDSRTGEKLRFSPRPSGDTNSTVKPETFSKSTTTGTSGASADPQGDTKPTVKPETFTKSTTTGTSGASADPQAESTRQPEQTTAASGGDSQGSWWWLYLVVALGLIVLLITAVVIIRWKRTKGKKTVVDENTADAEDGISYATISYSKKTSSDVRAQGGDGETVTYSTVRASSSPAAASAEPSNLYSTIKFK
- the LOC115402440 gene encoding uncharacterized protein LOC115402440 isoform X4, encoding MFLLYLFVLQSAAVAAVVQRAGEDVTLTCQHELEGQRDCNGTTWSYTPGRISLVALVELGKLKEINETEPDRLRVTADCSLMIKKVTVQDVGRYVCYQYKSDGSLGHIQVNWSDMFLSVATIVTEHEVDDEETLKCFVTSSDKSSKQEVKWKIKDQDIDDDNSQIKTEKNESSATVTLKKSHYLHPQSHFLSCEVTDSRTGEKLRFSPRPSGDTKPTVKPETFTKSTTTGTSGASADPQAESTRQPEQTTAASGGDSQGSWWWLYLVVALGLIVLLITAVVIIRWKRTKGKKTVVDENTADAEDGISYATISYSKKTSSDVRAQGGDGETVTYSTVRASSSPAAASAEPSNLYSTIKFK
- the LOC115402440 gene encoding uncharacterized protein LOC115402440 isoform X3; amino-acid sequence: MFLLYLFVLQSAAVAAVVQRAGEDVTLTCQHELEGQRDCNGTTWSYTPGRISLVALVELGKLKEINETEPDRLRVTADCSLMIKKVTVQDVGRYVCYQYKSDGSLGHIQVNWSDMFLSVATIVTEHEVDDEETLKCFVTSSDKSSKQEVKWKIKDQDIDDDNSQIKTEKNESSATVTLKKSHYLHPQSHFLSCEVTDSRTGEKLRFSPRPSGDTNSTVKPETFSKSTTTGTSGASADPQGDTKPTVKPETFTKSTTTGTSGASADPQGSWWWLYLVVALGLIVLLITAVVIIRWKRTKGKKTVVDENTADAEDGISYATISYSKKTSSDVRAQGGDGETVTYSTVRASSSPAAASAEPSNLYSTIKFK
- the LOC115402440 gene encoding uncharacterized protein LOC115402440 isoform X1; translation: MFLLYLFVLQSAAVAAVVQRAGEDVTLTCQHELEGQRDCNGTTWSYTPGRISLVALVELGKLKEINETEPDRLRVTADCSLMIKKVTVQDVGRYVCYQYKSDGSLGHIQVNWSDMFLSVATIVTEHEVDDEETLKCFVTSSDKSSKQEVKWKIKDQDIDDDNSQIKTEKNESSATVTLKKSHYLHPQSHFLSCEVTDSRTGEKLRFSPRPSGDTNSTVKPETFSKSTTTGTSGASADPQGDTKPTVKPETFTKSTTTGTSGASADPQAESTRQPEQTTAASGGDSQGSWWWLYLVVALGLIVLLITAVVIIRWKRTKGKKTVVDENTADAEDGISYATISYSKKTSSDVRAQGGDGETVTYSTVRASSSPAAASAEPSNLYSTIKFK
- the LOC115402440 gene encoding uncharacterized protein LOC115402440 isoform X7 gives rise to the protein MFLLYLFVLQSAAVAAVVQRAGEDVTLTCQHELEGQRDCNGTTWSYTPGRISLVALVELGKLKEINETEPDRLRVTADCSLMIKKVTVQDVGRYVCYQYKSDGSLGHIQVNWSDMFLSVATIVTEHEVDDEETLKCFVTSSDKSSKQEVKWKIKDQDIDDDNSQIKTEKNESSATVTLKKSHYLHPQSHFLSCEVTDSRTGEKLRFSPRPSGSWWWLYLVVALGLIVLLITAVVIIRWKRTKGKKTVVDENTADAEDGISYATISYSKKTSSDVRAQGGDGETVTYSTVRASSSPAAASAEPSNLYSTIKFK